In Juglans microcarpa x Juglans regia isolate MS1-56 chromosome 1S, Jm3101_v1.0, whole genome shotgun sequence, the genomic stretch acataatttaaatcacaTAATAAATCATGAACATGAATAAACAGTAATTTTACTCTTATGCATTAgactatttttaatatttggagtcacacattattttttccttcaattagGTAGATGTGGCTAAACGTTAGCCACCGCTCATGTTTTAGATAAATGCGAGTAATTTGGTGTAAAGATATTTGaattaatagtaaaaaaatttgagaaaaaaaattaaaaactcttgATTCCTAAATGTCCTCTTAATATTAAAGTCTTGCCTCTACATACAATAACAAAATTGCACATCTTTATCATGTTTAACAAAATGAGGCAAATTCAGCTTCTCTTTGGTTGGTTTATGGTTTATGAAGTAACTCATATTGGACGACTAGGTAATGAAGCAGCTCATTTGTTGGCTCGACATGCATGACTTATTGATAATACTGTACAATAGAATCAATGCCcacattttcttgtttctcaaGTCTTGGTACGATGCTAAGATGTAATGTATTATCTGAATATTTGTATACATTTTATTGTGAATGAAGCaatccatattatatatatatatatatatataatgagtaatacaacatacagtcgtggagtgcgcaagcgtcgtgcagtcactttgaaaaagagtgaggtctactattaaaaaattaatttcttttcatgtaagtcccatatttattcacttttttcaaagcgactacaCGACgtttgcacactcacgactgcaagtatcatttctcatatataattaGTGTAGACTCTACATACTAGCTTTGGACCTAGGGATtgaaatttttagaataattattttttagaatgcaacattttttgaataatttcgAGTTTATCATGATTCCAAAACTTTTAATTTGAAATGTTACAttaaattagatttatttttattttttcaataatactGTCCTGTATTATTGTTCGCACACCTCCACTTTGTACACTTGCTAGTTGGACTACCAGCGCCCAAAAGATGGAAAGTTGGCCCGTCTAAAACATAGGCCCAATCACACTCGTAAGACAAGAACGCTAAATCGGACGGTCCTAAAGCCCCTACAAAAGAACAGTTTTAGAGTTAAAAACCCTAACCTCAGTTTCCCGACTCCTTACATTTCCTCTTCTTCAAGCTCCGCCTCTCTCTCACGATCCCAGAATGGTGAGCTTCTCTCTGCAACTCTTCACCCGGATGAGCCCTCATTTGATCTTAATCTTTCTTTTCGTCTCTTCCTTATGGAGCCTTCGGGTTTGTATTCTGATTTCCTATTTTCGTTTGGATTTTTCTGTGATTTGCAGCCTTTCAAGAGATACGTCGAGATTGGGAGGGTTGCCCTCGTCAACTATGGCGAAGACTACGGCAAACTCGTCGTCATTGTGGATGTCATTGACCAGAACCGAGTAtgccccccctttttttttatgttatttccaCTGTgatgttaaatttatttgccAATTTATTTCACTCTGTTGTTTGCCATTTGGTTTATGGATTTGTCTTGTATATATTTCTCGATTCAGAAGGCCTAGCTGTAACCCGAATTTTGAAGCGGAGTAAGAATTATTGACACTAATTTTGtgtgattataatttatttaacattttttgtttgattatgCTTGTTTGgggctgaaaaaaaaaatttaccctTGTATAACTTTGATGGGATGTAAGAAGCATTTTTTTATCTATGGGTTTTTGGTGAGTTGTTGGAAGGCATTAGTTTATATGTTCGACCTCACTATTCTTACTGAAAATTAAGCTTATGTCGCAATCTGCCTTGCATTTGTGCCCGTTTAGTGCTTTTGCCCTAAAAATTCTCATGCCTAGTGTCTTTTGAAGTTCTGGAAGGAGTAGTACTTCTCCTTTAAGAATTTGCCCTTTAAGAAGTGTCTTTCCACATCATCTTTAGACCTTACCATGCACACGACAGGTGGTTGCTAATTATTAGCCATTTAATGATATTCTTCATCTGCCGGTATAGGCTCTCATCGATTCTCCTGATATGGAGAGATCTCAAATGAATTTCAAGCGGCTATCTCTGACAGACCTTAAAATTGACATCAAGAGGGTTCCTAAGAAGAAGGAATTGCTCGAAGCTATGGAGAAAGCTGGTATGGACTATCAGCTGCTTTTCAGTGTGATTCTGATTTTGATGTTTAGTTCTTTCCTTGTAATATATACTTTTGTTTATGTCTTGACAGATGTTAAGAAGAAGTGGGAGAGTAGTTCCTGGGGCAGAAAACTAATTGTTCAGAAGAGAAGGGCTTCTCTCACTGACTTTGATAGGTTCAAACTTATGTTGGCAAAGATTAAGGTCAGTTACAATATGCCTCTGTATACCTCTAATTAAGTGTTGTAAGTTACCTATACAAAAAATTAGGCGTTGTAAATTATAAATGTTATTCTTTATGAATTTTTCAATAGGTAAAAGCTGTACTATAACGGGTCTTGGCTCTCTTCCTTGTGCATTTTTACcatgatatattatttttttgttattcagTATAGTTTTGAGAAGTATTAACATTTTGTAATTTCGATATGCTGATATATCTATTTAATATGTATGTGCAGAGGGCGGGACTGGTAAGGCAAGAGCTTGCGAAACTGAAAAAGGCGAATGCTTCTTAAGCATAATTTTTACATGGATTTTCCGTTTTTGTTATGAATTTTGTGATGTTGTCTTTTGGATTGGTAGTATGTAATGAATTCAGAGTTTCGGAGCAGCttgattttttatatgtttctgACAAAACTTGATCTGTAGTCAGTTTTCTGGTAAACCTTTCCTTTCTGATCTGGTTGTTCTGTTGATGTTACTCCATACTTCAATCTTAATGTGGGACATAACTGGGGCGTTCCTACTTTTTCAAGGTTGGATGGgtgaatatgatttttatggggCCCATTTTATATCCCGCTACAAAAGTACGGTTATCAGTGAATGTTGCGATCTGAAGTTGTAGTGTTGttgaattgtatttttatttttttcacgtAGCATATATTTTGATGATATTAATGCTATGCAATAGGTGGGTGGTATTTTTGCATGTTTTAACTTGACTTGAAATTGTGAGGTGGTTATTCCTATCCTTTGTGACCATGGCTATGCAATTGTTTTGAGATTCAACCCGTCTGGGTTGAAGAGCAGGTGATGATCTCCAGTAtctttagatttttgagtgtttCTGAATTTGTGTGGGGCAGTTGAATTTGTGCCGCACTTCCTATGTGACGAACTTTAGTCCTTTATGAGGAGCAATTACTTACCCTAAAATAGCGGTGTTTCTCTGCCGTCTACGAGTGACTGCTCCATGTGTCGTGTAGtgcaaattgtttttttttttttgctttttatttcaaatattttttaaaaataaaaaatagaaattccctaatagtcattttcttatctattaagaaaaaaaaaattatattcagtaGTCAAAATAAGGGGGTAAACTGAGGTGGTATAATAGCATTATTCTATCCTAAAATTGGGTATCGGGATCCATAGTAAAATTTGACATATTGgattaggaaaatgatactatggTGTCTAAGTTTGTCTCTTTTATTTAACCgttcatgtatttttatatttaatttttttatttaatagttaaagaaatgattattagtgtattagtttttttcattccttttttttttctagaagaaacattttaaaatgttttaaaaaatatttaaaagaaaaagtaaaaaaaaagaaagaaagtacaATATACACTAGGGGCACACTAAGTGAACAAACTTGGAGGGCATGGTAGCACCATCGGATAGAATAGGTTGTCTCCTtaggtttaaggtttaaattcTCTTAGATGCAAATAATTTCTAGGACAATTGTGAGACCTTTTTCTTGAATTACTCAATTTGCATTTGTGGGAAATTCTTTGTAGAGGGTCTGTGCATCCGTGGGATTAGTCGAGCtgttgttcctggacacccggtgccaacaaaaaaaaagttattggccttttaattttttttttttttataattatgatgAGTCTCAGGAAAAGTTGTGTTATAACATTAGATTTACAAGTAGTTAAATTCTTTGTTTGATAGGGTAATCCATATGCCACCCCACTATAAGTGATGCCTAATTTGCATTTAGGAAGTCCTTGAACCTTCCCGTTAATGCATGGTAAGTCTTGAAGTCAGTGTGTAAAGCACAAAAGTATttaatgacataatttgatttgaaagataaattttaaaatttaaatattacaaatcatatcttaccatttaattaatttgaaagatatGCTCTACATGTCGATTTGAggataaaataacttattaaaatcAAAACCATGTTACTATTACTCCCTGCACATttgattttggaaaattatatttcttgttttgttttcttcgaGAGGGACGCTTAACTTGCATGTAATTTGAAAGTCACGGTAGAAGAGCtgtcaaagaaaaataaaagtagggGTAGAAGAGTCTTGCAGTTCTGCTTTCTAAGGTGTGCCAACAAATGCTATTCCAACTGCGAGAATCAAGgtttagtcaatttttttttatcaacttcaCTAACACGTGCTGTAGACCCCGATGTACTTTGTACATACTTCAGTCAAACTTTGAAATTTAACTGATTTCGATGAAGATATTCTAAACTtcttataatattctaaatttacatatgcattttcctaaatttttagtctttgttttcaattttaatgGTGATAATTTAGTCAAATTAACACTTGCTGCTTTAAAATTCACatgtttatacttttttaattctttttattatattttacacaataaatttgaatttcaaataaaaaaaaatacggatTTAGCAAAATCCCACcgcaaaatttgaaaatagtaATTGAAATTTAGTGAAGTCCACTTGATATATAagagatatattttaattttcatagaaTTGACGCCAAAGAAAATTATACGTAGTTCATTTTTCCTATTGAGGTCATTTTGCTGAGGCATTTTTcccatatattttgtaattggtAAAGAAAAAATGTGAATGAAGATATAGTAAATGTCACGACtgcatataacattactctaatactaaactcatctcgAAGGTTGCATCCACTTGACAGAACTTAATTCGCATAAAATTAATAAGATATGGGCTAAAACCAAGTTGGCATCCTCTGTCTCTACTGTACACCTGCTGGCTTAAATTCCAGACATGTAACGTAAATATGTATCCATGGACAACTTTATAGTTCCAAGTTAAGTTTTGTTCATCTATCTCACCAAAACTTCCTTTATGGTTCTTCAAGCTTTATTGATCCAATATTCATTAACCAACTAttgtttgactttttttttttctttggattaaattctatttggatagtgagataagataagatgagatatttttagatgaaagttgaataaaatattattttttaatattattattgttttaagatttgaaaaaattgaattgtttattatattttgtgtgagaatttaaaaaaattgtaatgattagatgagattagacgaaaccgtttctgtatctAAATGGACTTAAGAATCTTTAACaggattttcttttccttttaccgTTATTTTTACCCAATTTtccatgattattttttattcagctTTTATCTTTGAAAGAGAGAGACTTGAATTGTTGGAGAGAGAAGATCCGGTATATCTGCACAACaaaatttttagttatttttgttttagaaaagaggaaaaaaaaaaagtcaaagacCATTGGCTGACTAAAAAAGAAGCTAACCTTGCTTCACCGTGTCAAGTTTCCCTGGTCTCCTCCCTACATCTCCcgtttctttttctattttgaaaagATTACCGTTTCTCGTAATGAATCTACTCCAAGTTCCATATATTCAGTAAGGTTTTCCCATATCAGATTTCGCGGACATTAATGGGACTGAAGGATCTTGATCTTAAGCTCAAGGTAAGCCTATAAGTTTCtgctttgcttttttttttttcctcttctttttaaGACGATATACCATTTCATCAGCCTTTTTTATCTTGGAGTTCTTGATCAATCAGAatgatttagattttttttgagTCCTGTTTGAGATCTTACCGGGTTCATATGCCAAATGCAAAGAGAAGAAGTTCACACAACTTTTGAAATGAATGTAAAAGCTCAAAGAAACTGACCCTCTAGAAGATGGTCATGAAGAGTTCTTCTTTCGTTGGCTAACTTATTTACGGATATGTTTAGGTATTCAGGCTGAAACGCTTTCTGATAGGAAATGGCTGGGGCAATAAAAGAGAGCTGGAGATTTCCAGGAGACCTTCATGGATGATACCAGTATCACACGGCTATTATGTCGTTGAGGATCAATCATTTAGATATGGTTGGGACGAGTCCGACTATGACTCTGACTCTGTCGTGGTACAGAGAGAGCAAATTGAAGAGCTTGAGCTGTGGTTTTTTGGAGTTTTCGATGCTCAAGTTGGAGATGGAGTTACCAAGTACATGCAATCCCATTTGTTTGACAAGAACCTAAAACAGGTAAGAAAGACTATATAATTCTATTCCTTTAAGCATACTTTCATGGAAACAAATTACAGATAGGTGTAAAACGTGTTTTGAATAGAGAGTTGGTTGAAAAACCACACAAAAGGGCTTTCCCAGGAATAGTCACCTTTGAAAAAGATAAACCAATTGGCCTAATTAGCTTATTCATAGCCCAGATTTTTCAAAGCACAAGTTCTAGTACCATGTTGGCTCCTTCCCTTTTTCTATGTTCCCTTCTATCTTTATGATGCTATATTGTGCCTTGTTCTTAGCAGTCTCAGATAAGGAGAAAGAGCAAAGAGACAATGAGAAAGGCATACCTTAGTGCAAGAGCAAAGATCAGGGAGATGCAGAAAGCAGATGAGACAGGGAGAGCGGGTTCAGTATCTGTGTTGGTGACCAACGCAGAAAAGCTCGTGACAGCTTTCATGGGAGACTATAGAGCTGTTGTCTGCAGAGATGGTATGGCTCATCAGATAAGAAACACAGGCCGGCATTTATCCAGAAGACATTGGTCTCGGAGACTCAAATCGGGTAGGCACTTTCCTAATTGGTACAACAGAGTCTTCTCAAGCAAAAGCAAATtggtttctttttataaaatctcctctcctgttttttttttaaacccaagaACAGGAAGTAGTTTCATCACATTTTTTCAGAGAACTTTATATTGTGAATTTCTCAAGCACTggtcattatttttaaattaactgATTCTGATTTGCCATCTCAACATTTTAACACCCTTACAGTATAGggaattttaaagtaaaaatttttcttatcaacCACTATTCACTACCCCACACCCGATAAAAAACACCCCTATACCTTacgtaaaaaacaaaaaaagctactgGTATGGGGTGTaaaagtgaatagtgactgatgcatagaattcttcattttaaagatattatctTTCAAACTTTAAGGATTATGATGAAAAAATGTTATGTAAAAGAGTCACAACATTTTATGACCTTTGATGTACCATATGACTTAACACTGGTACATTTGTGCATAAAGTACGAATATTCGGATACAATTTGGGCAAAGCAAGTAAGCAATCCAAAGGCGGCTCTGAACTTCTTGTTGGCTCCGAAAGAATTGATTCCAGTACTGAGTTTGTCATCTTAGCAAGCACTGGCATATGGGAGGTACCATGCATTTACCACAATGACTATTTcgaaaaaatcaaagaaactcAAAGAATAGGATTGTGTTGTTTATACAGGTCATGAAGAACCAAGAGGCTGTGAATCTCATCAGGCACATAGAAGATGCACAAGAAGCCGCAGTGTGCTTGGCAAAGGAGGCTTTAACTAGAATGAGCAAAAGCAACATTTCTTGCTTGATCATTCGCTTTGACTAacaagtttcatttttctttcctcagaACAGAAATCAGAAAAGTCTTTTACAGTGAATAGTTTCACTGCATCTTGTTTTACAGACAAGCTAGAGttcctcttttttttatgtgtagTTTGAATGAAAGGGCATGGCATATGCTTTTATGCTCTATAGAATAAAACGATAGGTAAAAAACACAATAgaatatctctttttttttttacaagtaggAAAAGAAATATCCTTTGGTTACTGCAAATATTGATGCTCTCTTGATGTTTTTGGATGAGGCAATGATAGTGTATGACAGCTTAACGGATCCAACCCCATTTTCACaccaggtaaaaaaaaaaaaatactctctaAAATCTTTCTAAGAAACTCCtgaaattttcaagaaaatattacatcaCACCATAAGCACACCGCCCCCAAATACCTGTACTTTCTGACACAAACTCAAAAATTGAGATTTACACAATATTACAAGCTGATTTCGGATTCCGAAAACCTGATTTGATGCCCACATTCCGAAAAtctgaatagtggctgatgagaagaatttttctccATAAATACTATCTGCAACAAGGTCATTCGTCATAATAGTACATAATATCAGAGGCTATTCATATGTTGTGACATaaagaaattggaaaaaaaatattgaaccgGCTGAGGATTTAGGTTTAActcttcatcattacaattcaACTTGGACTTAATATTGTACTAATTAGCCATTCGTCATCAAGTGCTGACATGTAATAACAAGCATTTGCAGTCCCATTCAAGTGAACTCAAGGTCCATACTGCACTTACAAATTTCAACCAATGTATATGTGGAAAGTAAAAGAGTAATCTACGATTTATTGAGTACATGGCTAGTATGTAAAAAAGAGTAATCTATATTCAGTGGTGCCAAACCTAGCTCGTGTCATCCACTGTTGCATATATTCACAGATAGTAGGTCTGTGTGATACATGCAGATTAATGACTCATTTGCCAAGTCAGTTTCTAAGCCCTTTTTAGTAAAATCTGTAGTACTCCAAAAATGTTTCAAACGAATTTATGCAAAGTTTACAGCTAATGTTGATTAATCCGTTCGACACAAGGAGACCCAGAATAATTCACCATTCAAATACTGGAACATGAAAGTGATGAACAAGGACCGTTTTGATGACAATGCAACAAGTAATTATGTTTATTCAAACTACCAcaatgatatttacaaaaactcacaaccAAAATATTGAATAAGAAACAAGCAGCTCCCTCACCTTCATAAGCATCATCCTCATTTTCATGTTGTCAGTTTCTTTTCACTAGTCTTGCCCCGGAAGGGCGATAACAAGGAGAAAGAGCGAGAAGCTGTAGGCAGACAAATAAAATCCTCAGCCTCATATCCAGACAGCAGTTAAAAATTGAGAGAAACAAAGAGGGAAATGGAGTTTGGTAAGTAAGTTTCATGCATAGAAAACACCTACTCTTTTGCGAAGTAGATACAGCTGTGGGAGTTTCATCTTGAGAGATCAAATTCTTCAATGTATGAACTGATGATGAAAAACGCAGTTAATAAATGACAGTCAACTTGTGTAGCAAAACACAATCTTATGATTAAAGCTCCCATTTGAGACCATCGTTAACATCAAGACTTGATCCTCAAACATTTTAAGTTGGAAATTCATATGCCCACTTTCATAATCTGAACAAATCATTCATTCTACTGGTCATAAGATTGGAAATTCTACTGAACATCGTTACAGAATCTGAGTTActtaaaagaagagaaaatgaaggacTGACTGCCTTATAATCTcaagtgaaaaagaaatgaatatttatattcatatattgTTTTCTACCAAAATGAGTAATTCCTATGAACAATACTATAGAGTGCTCTCAATGTAGGAACTGAGAACTTTTTGCGATTCAAaagatgcataataataataataaatctataaaatcaaCAAATTCAACATAGAAAAAACGTTAAAGAATTGAATTTTTTCtatctagaaaagaaaaagaaaacctcgACACTTTCTTTGTGGTATGATGGAGGCAAGACTACaagttcaagtttttttttttttttttattggcaccgggtgtccaggaacaatgttccgactaatcccgggggtgcacaggccctcggcaacgagtttcctgcaagtgcacctcgggtaattcaaggaaaaaatcttttagtccgatggcccctagagattgtttacaCCTAAGGGGATTTGAATCTTAGACCGGgagagcatacccccaagcccaaggcctttaccacttgagccaacccctaggggttacaAGTTCAAGTTATCAAATGAAAATCATTATAAACATCATGCCTATACAAAAACCTAACCAAGGTCCCCCAAATTACCAATTACTTCTGAGAATTACCACTGTGGATGGGTGTAAAATTCTTTTCATGAGAGAATCATCTATACAATTTGGATTCAGAGAAATTTGTCATTGTTTTGAAACTCACAAGACACCATGATTTATTAGCCATAGTCAGTCGACTCCAAAGTCTGTCAATAATGCATTTTGAAATTGTTCAACAAAGTGCAAGAGAGGGAAGAGTGCAAGTGTGTTACCTTCACTTGAGGAAACAAAGTTCAACCTAGAATCATCTACTACCTCAGAACCATTGATGCTGGCATTATCCGATTCGATGTTATGCTCCCCTGTAGCTGAGCTGTgattttttcttccaaatttCAACAGCCGTCTGAACCCTTTTGGTGAGTCCTTTACTTGAGGCTTCTCCAATGACTCTGGAATATTTTCCAGTCTCAAGTTTCTAGAATCAGATACAAGTGCTTTAACCGTCTCTGTGCCTGTAGTCACAATCTCTGAACTTGTTGGAGGAGCTCTGCCATATTCTGAATTCCCAGTACATGGATCTTCCAAAGAAGAAACACGAGCAAAGGGGCTTGATATGGTTTTTCAGCCATACCAATACTTAAAAGCTTTGGAGGTTCTTTGTCCGCATTAACTGTTGTGACCTAGCCTCAGaagatgtttaaaaaagaagcaagaaccaaaaaaaaaaaatcagactaTAAAGATAAAATCTCATCTAT encodes the following:
- the LOC121245916 gene encoding putative protein phosphatase 2C-like protein 44 isoform X2, translating into MGLKDLDLKLKVFRLKRFLIGNGWGNKRELEISRRPSWMIPVSHGYYVVEDQSFRYGWDESDYDSDSVVVQREQIEELELWFFGVFDAQVGDGVTKYMQSHLFDKNLKQSQIRRKSKETMRKAYLSARAKIREMQKADETGRAGSVSVLVTNAEKLVTAFMGDYRAVVCRDGMAHQIRNTGRHLSRRHWSRRLKSVRIFGYNLGKASKQSKGGSELLVGSERIDSSTEFVILASTGIWEVMKNQEAVNLIRHIEDAQEAAVCLAKEALTRMSKSNISCLIIRFD
- the LOC121245916 gene encoding putative protein phosphatase 2C-like protein 44 isoform X1, whose protein sequence is MGLKDLDLKLKVFRLKRFLIGNGWGNKRELEISRRPSWMIPVSHGYYVVEDQSFRYGWDESDYDSDSVVVQREQIEELELWFFGVFDAQVGDGVTKYMQSHLFDKNLKQQSQIRRKSKETMRKAYLSARAKIREMQKADETGRAGSVSVLVTNAEKLVTAFMGDYRAVVCRDGMAHQIRNTGRHLSRRHWSRRLKSVRIFGYNLGKASKQSKGGSELLVGSERIDSSTEFVILASTGIWEVMKNQEAVNLIRHIEDAQEAAVCLAKEALTRMSKSNISCLIIRFD
- the LOC121247231 gene encoding 60S ribosomal protein L14-2-like, with translation MPFKRYVEIGRVALVNYGEDYGKLVVIVDVIDQNRALIDSPDMERSQMNFKRLSLTDLKIDIKRVPKKKELLEAMEKADVKKKWESSSWGRKLIVQKRRASLTDFDRFKLMLAKIKRAGLVRQELAKLKKANAS